A stretch of the Rosa rugosa chromosome 5, drRosRugo1.1, whole genome shotgun sequence genome encodes the following:
- the LOC133708395 gene encoding uncharacterized protein LOC133708395, with amino-acid sequence MGKEVDKEEERKEAAIASKAVLQPNFKPRGITQDQLSKFQELHRKRLQIKSKSKFEKKPKAGTGKSRRKNHNPRDLTNEDSSISVEDSAVPNLESHDNGSSSLLQQEDTPKKRQKLHWGLDTKERWERKANM; translated from the exons ATGGGGAAAGAAGTAGacaaggaagaagagagaaaagaagcaGCGATAGCATCAAAAGCAGTTTTACAGCCCAATTTCAAGCCCAGAGGCATAACCCAAGACCAGCTCTCCAAGTTTCAG GAGCTGCACAGGAAGCGTTTACAGATCAAGTCAAAATCAAAGTTTGAAAAGAAACCAAAGGCTGGTACTGGAAAATCTCGCCGCAAGAACCACAATCCAAGAGACTTGACCAATGAAGATTCAAGCATAAGTGTTGAAGATTCAGCTGTTCCTAACCTTGAGAGCCACGATAATGGAAGCAGTTCTTTATTACAGCAAGAGGATACACCAAAGAAGCGCCAGAAGTTACATTGGGGGCTCGACACAAAGGAACGTTGGGAAAGGAAAGCAAACATGTAG